CGGACAAAAAGATGATGAGCGACTAAATTATAAGATGAGATTTTATGCTGAGTTTTTGGAGTATATTAAAGAGTTAAAAAATAGCGGTAAAAGCGTGATAATTTGCGGAGATGTAAATACAGCTCACGCTGAGATTGACCTTAAAAATCCAAAATCAAACAAAGATAGAAGTGGCTTTTTAGATATTGAAAGGGCGTGGATTGATGAGCTTTTAGAAGCTGGATTTATAGATACTTTTAGGCATTTATACCCACAAACCATAAAATACTCGTGGTGGAGTTATAGATTTAACGCACGCAAAAATAACGCAGGCTGGCGAATAGATTATTTTTTTATAAGTGAAAATTTACTTCCAAATTTAAAAGATGCTTTTATACTTAACGAAATAGAAGGAAGCGATCACTGCCCTGTAGGAATCGAGATTGATATTTAGCTTTTGTTACTTTTGGTAAAACTAACTCTAAATTTCATACAAATAATAGAATTTTTAGCCCTAAAATTGTATAATCATCAACTACACTAAATTTTAAGGCTTTTTATGAAAGATAAACAACTTTGGAGTAACAAACTTACTTATATTTTAACAGTAGCAGGAGCTACGATAGGATTTGGCTGTACTTGGCGTTTTCCTTATCTTGTAGGTGAAAATGGTGGCGGGGCTTATGTGTTGCTTTTTTGTATAGCGATGATTCTATTTGGAATTCCTATGATTTTAGTTGAAAATGTCATCGGTAGACGAGCGATGAAAAATAGCGTAGATGCTTTTAGTGTAGCAAAAAAAGATGGCACTAAGATAAATCCAGCATGGAAGATAGTTGGTTATCTTGGGCTTATTGGGGCTTTTGGAATTTTGGCTTATTATATGGTTTTAGGTGGCTGGGTTTTTACTTATATAGCTAATATTTTTACAGGAAATTTTGACTTAAGTAGTGCAATAACCAACAAAGTATACACTCAAAATTTTTATAATCAAAATATCGTAAATAACCCCTTAATGGTAGGAATTTACACATTTGTATTTGTCTTTATAAATTGGTATATTTTAAAAAAAGGTATCATTGATGGGATTGAGAAATTTGTAAAACTTCTAATGCCACTTCTGTTTTTGTGTCTTTTGATAGTCATTAGCGGAAACATTATGCTTAGTGGCTTTGAAGATGGCGTTAGATTCTATTTAAGTGTTGACTTTTCAAAGCTAACTCCAAAGCTTTTTATAGATGTTTTAGGTCAAGTTTTCTTTGCACTATCTCTTGGCTTTGGCGTTATGATAACACTATCAAGCTATCTTAGCAAAGATGAAAATCTCTTTGAAACCGCAACAATTACTGGAATTTTAAACACCATAATAGCAGTTTTAGCTGGATTTATGATATTTCCTGCTATTTTTACTGCTGGGCTTGAACCAGCAAGCGGACCAAGTCTTGTTTTTATAACTCTTCCAGTTGCATTTTCTCATATACCTTTTGGAAATATTTTGGCTATATTTTTCTTTACGATGCTTTTGGTTGCAGCCCTTACAACTTCTATAACAATATATCAAGTTATAATTCGAGTTCTTGAAGAAAAACTTCATATATCAACTAGTAAAGCGACAACTTTTACGCTTATAGTGATTTTTATATTTGGAAATTTGCCATCAGTTTTAGCTTATGGACCGCTTAGAGATTTTCTTATAATGAAAAGAAATATATTTGACTTTTTTGACGCAGTAAGTGCAAATATATTTTTCGTTTTAACCGCTCTTCTTTGTTGTATATATGTAGGCTGGGTGCTTAAAGAAGACGCCATAAGCGAGATAAGCAATTCTGGAAAGATAAAATCACCTTTTGTTAAAATTTGGTATAACTATATAAAATTTGTTCTTCCAGTTATAATCTTAGTTATATTTATAGCAGGACTTACTACTTTTTAGAAGTGGTTGGATTTAGTAAATAATCATATAAAAGGGTTAAAGCCCTTTTATATAGCGTAGTAATATTTTAAAACCCAAATAATAAAAACAAAAACGCAAAATATTAAAAATAGTTTTAGCTTTAATCTTTTTATATTTAGTTTTTCACAGAAATTTAGACGGATTAGAGAAAAAAGAAAAAGAAAACCAAACCAAACAATAGCAGCCATAAGCATATGCAACATAGCTGAAGAAAATTTTCCACCTTGTAAAATATCTTGTATAAAAGTTAATTTACTAGTTCCTCTTAATGGAGATACCTTGCTATCTAAAATTAATCCATTATAAATTTGATATATATAAAAAATAAAAAAAGCTATAACACAAATCCAGCCTATCGTAAAAAATATAGGACTCTCTTTAGGGTTCTTTTTTGTTCTCCAATTTGAACTATTAAAATAATCACTATTGCCAAAAATATGAAAAAATAGCTTATAAATATAAATAACAAAAAAAGATAAGAAAAATATTGTCATATATGAAAAATAAAAAATTATATTTCCAGGTGCTTGATACAAGATAAGTTTTTCAATAAGTGGAACAAAAGAAGCTATAAATTTACAAAACTGCCATAAAAAAGGAAATTTTTCTAAAATATCAGCTGGAATTATGTAAACATTTAAAGTAAATGCAAAATAAATTAACATTATAATATTTATATCATTTTTGCGAAAAGAACCTTTTCTAGCAAAATTTACTAGTTTATTACCAAATTTTGTCTGCATTTTTAATTACTATCATTGTAAATCCTAATATGTTCAAAGCTACTTCTTAAGCATTGAAATAATGCTATCATAAATTTCGGTGTTGAAAATTTCCATCATAGTTGAAAGCGAATTTACATTTTTATGACTTATGAAATTTAAAGTTGTAGCTTCGTCGTTTATAAGAAGAGTAATTTGTGCATCATAAACATAGCTATTTGTTCTTTTATCGTAGCAATCATTCCAGATTGTATCGATACAACACTCTAAAAATGGGTC
The sequence above is a segment of the Campylobacter corcagiensis genome. Coding sequences within it:
- a CDS encoding sodium-dependent transporter; the encoded protein is MKDKQLWSNKLTYILTVAGATIGFGCTWRFPYLVGENGGGAYVLLFCIAMILFGIPMILVENVIGRRAMKNSVDAFSVAKKDGTKINPAWKIVGYLGLIGAFGILAYYMVLGGWVFTYIANIFTGNFDLSSAITNKVYTQNFYNQNIVNNPLMVGIYTFVFVFINWYILKKGIIDGIEKFVKLLMPLLFLCLLIVISGNIMLSGFEDGVRFYLSVDFSKLTPKLFIDVLGQVFFALSLGFGVMITLSSYLSKDENLFETATITGILNTIIAVLAGFMIFPAIFTAGLEPASGPSLVFITLPVAFSHIPFGNILAIFFFTMLLVAALTTSITIYQVIIRVLEEKLHISTSKATTFTLIVIFIFGNLPSVLAYGPLRDFLIMKRNIFDFFDAVSANIFFVLTALLCCIYVGWVLKEDAISEISNSGKIKSPFVKIWYNYIKFVLPVIILVIFIAGLTTF
- a CDS encoding exodeoxyribonuclease III, translated to MKLISWNVNGIRAAVNKNAFEWVKDAKPDFLGLQEIKASQHQIPAEIYALNFKEININSGDRAGYSGVLSLSNFATTTSKCLFSSDDECGRVLEHRFKDIVLFNIYFPNGQKDDERLNYKMRFYAEFLEYIKELKNSGKSVIICGDVNTAHAEIDLKNPKSNKDRSGFLDIERAWIDELLEAGFIDTFRHLYPQTIKYSWWSYRFNARKNNAGWRIDYFFISENLLPNLKDAFILNEIEGSDHCPVGIEIDI